DNA from Evansella sp. LMS18:
GCTGGCAGACCCTTATACTCTTGGAGCTTCTTCCGGGTCGGCTGTCGGGGCGGTTGCAGTAATCTATTTTGGCCTGTCGTTGCCATTGCTTGGCATGCTGACACTGCCGGTCGTCTCCATTGCGGCAGGCTTTCTCACTTTGATTCTCGTCCTGGCATTTGCAAGGATGGTACAGCGGAGCCTGGCTGTGGAAACTATCATTCTAACAGGCATTATCTTCAGTTCATTTTTAGGCGCTGTCATCTCATTATTTATCGCTCTTAGCGGAGATGAATTAAGACAGCTTATCTACTGGCTCCTCGGTTCAGTCGGAATGAGGGGATGGAATCATGTCTATATTATCATTCCTTTTTTTGCCGCCGGATTTCTGTTGTTACTCGTCCACTGGCGCGAACTAAACGCTTTTGTTTTCGGTGAACAGTCGGCCCATCATCTTGGGATTAACGTTGGCCGTAAAAAAGTAATGATATTATTTGCAGCGTCACTGCTGACAGGCGCGGCGGTAGCAGTCTCCGGCACAATTGGATTTGTGGGTCTCGTAATCCCCCACTTTGTCCGGATACTCTGGGGTGCTGACCACAAGCATCTTATTCCTCTGTCTGCCATGGCAGGCGGAGCATTTCTTGTATTTGCAGACATTATATCCAGAACGATCATTGCCCCCGTAGAACTTCCCATCGGAGTCATTACTGCAATTATAGGAGCTCCTGTGTTCGGTCTTATACTCATAAGTAAACACCGGGGGAAACTTGCATAGAAAGGAGGAGAGTGCATGCTTGAAGTGAAGGGGTTAACTGGAGGTTATGGAGATAATCCTGTAGTGCGTAAATTGGACTTCAAAGCGGAAAAGGGGACATTCTTTGGGATACTTGGTCCGAACGGATGCGGGAAGTCCACACTGCTTAAACTTATCACAGGTGTACTGGAAAAACAGGCAGGGGAAGTGATTATTGATGGTATGCAACTGGAAACGTACGACAGAAAGTCACTGGCAAGAAAAATAACCCTTCTTCCCCAGCAGCCCGAAAGCTCATTTTCCTACACAGTTAAGGATGTCATCGAGATGGGGAGATACCCTCATAAAAAAGGGCTTTTTCACTTTTACGATGAGACAGATGAAAGGAAAGTGAATGAAGTTATCAGTCTTCTTCACCTGGAAAAGTATGCTGCTCTCCCTCTGCCATCGTTAAGCGGCGGCGAGCAGCAAAGGGTTTACCTCGCCAGGGCGCTCGTCCAGGAGCCTGCTATCCTGCTTCTCGATGAACCTACGAATCATCTGGACATTTCTTATCAGATTGAAATGATGAAACAAATTAAAGGGCTTGCAAGAGAAAAGGGAATTACAATTATTGCCGTTCTGCATGATTTGAACATGGCCAGTCTCTTCTGTGATGAAATCCTGTTAATGAGCGAAGGAGAGAAAGTTTCTCTGAGCGGGCCTAAGCAGGCCCTGAGCGAGAGGAATGTTTCAGGTGTGTACAATACTCCTCTGATGAGAAGAGATCATCCTACAGCTCCCAAGCCGTTAATAACTTTCGATTTTCAGGAGAAAGGAAATTGGACCAATAACAGCGAATTATTATCTTATAAGGAAACAGCAGATGTAATCAAAATTTCAGCTGAAGGGTTTATGAAGACCTTGACTACTTCGGAAAAAGAAGAGGGTTTCTCATGGGAACAGGAATTTAACTTTAAAAAGAAGTACCGGGAGTCTGTAAGTCTCCAGAGTGATGACAACTTCCTTTTTGTATCGGATAAAGGCTGCACGCTAAAGCGAGGGAGACTTTTAACTGATGATAGTAACCAATTGCTTATTTTGAAAAACAGCAGGAATGAAATCGCAGTACTGGCTATTTTTATGGATGAATTTTTGATGGAATCAGATTTTTTCAGACTGCTTATTAAAATTGGCAAATGGCTTGGGGAAAATCCCCATACAGAGAGTAAGGAAGAGGAACCATTTATTGTGCTGGCAGCATCACAGCGAAAATCTGGAGAAAACCGAAGTAAAGATGATCTAAACCTGTCCCTGAAAAAACTTATAACTTATGGGATATCTCTTGAGCTGAACAAGGAGGTTTAGTAGTGAAAATATATACAAAAAAAGGTGATACCGGAGACACACAGTTAATTGGCAAGAGAGTAAGGAAAACAAATGAGCGGGTGGAAGCGTACGGCACGCTCGATGAGCTGAACAGCTTTATTGGCCTGGCAGTCGCGTCCCTTCAGGATGAGAAAATGGAAGACCTGGTAAAGGATCTTCAGAAAATCCAGCACGAGCTGTTTGACTTGGGCGGCGACCTTGCCAATGTAAGTAAAAAAACAGGTGAGGAATGGGCCATCAAAGAGGAATATGTACCATATTTAGAAAAGAGGATTGACGTTTATACAGAAGAATTAACTCCTTTCAGAGCTTTTATCCTGCCAGGAGGTTCCTCTGCCGCGGCCCATCTCCACGTATGCCGGACGGTTGCAAGAAGAGGGGAACGGAACATTCTGCGTATAAACGATGAATATGAGATTCCTCCGGCAGCTGTAAAGTATCTTAACCGCCTGTCAGACTTTTTCTTTACTGCGGCCAGAACTGTGAATGAAAGATATGGGAAAGAGGATATCTTGTATAAGCGTAATAGCTGATCTCTATGGTCAAAATGTGGAAGAGGGCTGAATCCAATTTGTGTGAAATAATGTGCTTCGGGAAACATTAATAATTAATTTAAATAACAAAACGCCTGGATTATAAAATCCAGGCGTTTTTGTTTAATGTTATTTAATACGATGCAACGTCATTAAAGACTTTCTCCAGATTTTTGGCACTACTCACTGGATATGGGTGGTTTTATCGAAAATATTACTACACAAGAATTTCTATGTCCGCTTCTTCTCTGAGCTCTTCAAGATACTTCAGCTGTTTCAGATGGAGCTCGATTTCTTCCTGTTCCTCCTCGAACTCACCCATTGTTTCATCCTGAAGCTGGAGCTGTTCATAATACTCGAGTACTTCATCCTCGCTGACTTCAAGCTCGGATTCATCGAGATGGTTGAGTGTCAGCAGTTCTTCTCTTCTGAGCTCATCCTCAATTTCACTGCGGAGGAGTTCTTCTGTGTAATTTTGCTGCTCAAGGGCAGCTTCATAATCTTCCTCAGAAGGGAACTGAGCAATAATTTGTTCCAGCTGGGCATCTACTTCCTCAGTATCTACTGAAATATCCTGGCGTTCAGCTTCCTGCACTAATAATTCATTTGTTATCATTTGATTAAGGAGCTCGTCACGAAGCATATGCACCATTTCTTCATTTTCCTCATCCTCAGGATCTAATCCCCACATAGCTAGTCTCTGATTTAGCATTTCATCCAGTTCATTTACAGTTATTTCTTCACCGTTTACACGGGCAGCAGCTTCTTCGCTTCCCTCATCGGTTTCATTATCTGTTTCAGGGGCTGCTTCCTCATTTCCTGTGTTTTCATCAACAGGCGTGTTTCCGGCCCCGTTATCATCATTATCCCCGCAACCGGAAATAATCAATACTGCTGCAGCTGAAAGAGCGAGCAGACCTTTTCCTTTTAAATTAAGCATTCGTGCTTCCACCTTTCTGGTTACTCAGTATACATTTGGACTAGTACCCACTTTACCATAAATTTAAAATCCATTTCAAACTAACCATTGGAGGGTCCGAAAGTATCTGCAGAAAGTCCGCGCTCACCGTTCAGTTAACTATGTTATCCATGTTATGATTAAGGAAAAAATGGAGGGGAAGACATGCGGACTGATTACCATAATCACCTGGAGAAAGGAACATTGACTTTTGATTATTTGCTTAAATTTATAAAGGAAGCGGAAAGAAAGGGAATTGCTGAACTTGGCATATCTGAACACGCCTACCATTTTTATGAGACGGAGAACATACTGAGCAATCCATGGGTGAATGATCGAAGATGGTATAAAATGGAGGAGTATGTAAGCTTGTTCAAAGAGGCGAGGGAAAAAGGCTTCAATGTGAAAATGTCCATCGAAATGGATTACACTCCAGGCAAGCATAAAGAGATGGCTGAATTTATTAACTCTTATAAATTTGACTATGTAATAGGGAGCGTACACTGGAATGGGGACTTTGGCGTTGATTTGGCAGAATTCAGGACAGAGTGGGAAAAAAGAGATCTGAAAAAAATATATTCCGAGTATTATGATCAGATTGTAACTCTTGCCCAGTCGAACTTGTTTGATATTGTGGGGCATCTCGACCTGGTGAAAATATTCCGATACATACCGGAGGATCAGGATTTTCTCTTTGAACAATATGAAAGAGCTACAGACGCCCTTGCAGCTTCGGATACATGCATTGAACTGAGTACTGCCGGTTTAAGAAAACCTGTGGAAGAAATGTATCCCCATCCGGATTTATTGAAAATGTGCTGTGAAAAAGGCATCCCTCTCGTGCTTTCTTCTGACGCCCACGAGCCGGACCATGTGGGCTATGAGTATGATAAAGCAGTAAGCTTAGCAAAGGAAGCAGGATATACTGCAGTAACTGTTTTTAATCAGCGGGATAGGACGTCCGCTCCGCTTGAATAAATAAAGTGCATGGAAATACAAGTACAGCTGCATGGAGCGACCATGCAGCTGTAATCTTATTTTAATTTATGGACAGTTCCAGAGGAGAAACAGAGTAAATTTCCTCAATCGTGCGGAAGCTTTCAATTACTTTCCGTTCACAGACTTTGTCGATGGCAAGAAGCATTATAGCACGGCCGCCCTCACTTCTTCTCCCTACCTGCATCGTCGCAATGTTAATCCCATGTGTACCAAGAAGCTGCCCGACTTTTCCAATAACCCCAGGCTGATCATTATGCTGGATAAACAGATTGTGCTTCTGCGGCTGGAAATCTATCTGAAAGTCATTCAGCTGGATGATCCTTGCTCCGAATTCCTTGTGGTAGGTACCAAATATACTTATACCGGAAAACTCGCCTGTTAAATCAGCCTGTATCAAATTTGAATAGCCTTTCGAGTCGTTGAGATGTTTTTCACTTACCTGTATGCCTCTTTCTTTTGCTATAAGAGGTGCGTTAACCTCATTTACATAACTGTCAATCTGGTTTTCAAAAAATCCGCACAGAAAACTTCTGTTAAAAAAGTTTGTATTCTGATGGGAAATCTCCCCGGCATAAGAAAGGTCTATCTGCTTAACTGGCCCTTCTGACAATTGTGTCCCAATTTCCCCCATTGTTTTCGTTAATTTATAAACCGGGAGATATTGTTCGTAATCCCCTTGCTCAAAATATGGGAGGTTAACTGCATGAATTGCCGGCTGGCCTTCAAGGAACTGGGCCACCTCCTGAGACACCTGCTCTGCCACGTGAAGCTGGGCTTCCGTTGTTGAAGCAGCGATGTGCGGAGTGGTGATTACTTGCGGAAACTTGGAAAGCGGGTGATTAACAGCTGGCTCTTTTTCATATACGTCAATAGCAGCTCCTCTTACATGCCCTTCAGATAAAGCAGCTTCAAGAGCCTTTTCATCTATAATGCCGCCTCTTGCGCAGTTTAATATATACACACCGCTTTTCATCCTTCTAAAAGCAGCCTCATTAATTATTCCTTTTGTGTCTTTTGTCAGCGGGGTATGAACAGTAATAATATCACTTTCTTCAAGCAGCTCTTCCAGTTCAGAGGCTTTCACTTTGTGTTTATCTGCTCTTTCCTTGGTCAGAAAAGGATCGTAGGCGAGCACTTTCATCTGAAAGGCATTTGCCCGTTTCGCCAGCTCTGTGCCAATTCTTCCAAAACCTATAATTCCGATTGTTTTACCGAAAAGTTCAGTTCCCTGAAAATTTTTTCTTTCCCACTTTCCCTGCTTCATGGAGGCATCTGCCTGCGGGATATTCCGAAGCAGCGATATCATCATAGCAAAAGTATGTTCCGCTGTGGAAATGGTGTTGCCTTCAGGGGCATTTACTACCACAACCCCTTGTTTTGTAGCCGCATTCAAGTCTATATTATCCGTTCCTACACCAGCCCTGCCAATAATTTTAAGGTTTTCCATCTGCTCTAAGTATTCTTCTGTAACCTGGGTTGCGCTTCTGATAAGCAACGCATCTATTTGCTTCAATGGGAGTGAGGTGCTTGTGAGAGGTTCGAAAACAAGCTTTATTGACTCGTTCCTGTACAACGGCTGCAGTCCTTCCTCACTAATCTGGTCTGAAATAAGCACTGTAAATGTCTTCTGCTCGATTTTGTCTTTAACTCTCATAACTCCGCCTCCGATTTAATTTTCTTTTTAGTGACAATCATAACATGAAGACAGAATTTTCACACGGAATGGTTAACAGAAAATTTATTTTTTTCTTAATTGAATAATTATGCTGCAAAAATTATAATTGAACCAATAAAACAAAGGAGGGCTGAAAATGAAAAAACCAAATCACACGATACACAGCCATTGCCATCACAATGTATGGGATAACAGCCTTGAGCCAGCACTCTCAGTGTCCCCTGGGAAGAGCGTGTACTTTGAGGTAATCGACTCGTCAGGAGGGCAGCTTTCCCCTTCATCTGATGTATCAGATGTAAGAAATCTGGATTTCAGCAAAGTGAATCCTGTGACAGGGCCTGTATACATAGAAGGAGCGAAACAGGGTGACACCCTTGAAGTGGAAATTGAAGGATTCGGGCCTCAAAGCTGGGGATGGACGGCAATTATTCCAGGGTTCGGTCTGCTGAGTGAGGAATTTGCCGATCCATATCTTAAAATATGGGATTTAAAGAAGAATACCCACGCGGAGTTCCTGCCTGGAATAGAAATACCTGTAAATCCCTTTCCGGGAACGATTGGTACTGCTTTGCATGAACCGGGTGAACATAGCGTAGTGCCGCCTCGCCAGAATGGAGGGAATATGGATATCAGGCATCTGACGAAAGGCACTAAACTATACTTGCCAGTATGGGTGGATGGCGCTCTGTTTTCTGTAGGGGATACTCATGCTGCCCAGGGGGATGGTGAAGTGTGCGGAACGGCTATTGAAGCCCCGATGGACATTCAGCTGAAGTTTAAAGTCCATAAAGGGAAACAGATAAAGGAGCCCCAGTTTGTTACACCAGGTCCTCTCACTCAGGGGAACGGAGAGAAAGGCTATTATGTAACTACAGGGTTCAGTCCTGACCTGATGGAAGCAACGAAAAAGTCCATAAGCTACATGATTGAGCATTTAATCTCTCAATATGGCCTTAGTGACCAGGAAGCGTATGCTCTTTGCAGTGTGGCTGTGGATTTAAAGATCAGTGAAGTCGTAGACGTACCGAACTATTTAGTTTCCGCCTGCCTGCCGCTGAATATTTTCAAATGATAAATTGCCTGTAACAAAGCCGAGTATATACCATTAAGATTACTCCCTGGTCTTTTTCAGGGAGCTTTTACTTTGTACCTGAACCAGTGATAATGGGGTTGATATGCCATCCATCTACTTCGCTTTCCGCGGGCGGCTGGTAAGCCTCCTCATTGCTTCGCAACTGTGGGTCTTACCCCTGCCTTTCTTCCCGCAGGAGTCTCGTAGATTCCTGTCACATCAACCTTTTTATATACTTTGTACAGAGTAACCTGAATAGTAGATAGGGTTTCATCTTAATCTGCTAAATTGAACTACTCCACCTTAATTTCACTAGAAATTTGAAGATGGAGATTCCTAAGAACACCAACTTAAGTCAGTTTTTGATTAGGCTATCCCCGCAGTTCCTGCGGTTAATCGTAAGGCTTCCTTACAAATGTTTATACTTGCGTTAATGTGCTGGCGCTTTTCTTTATTGCCGCGAAGAAAACTAAATAGTATTGCAGCTATTGACAAATACCGGTAAAATCAATGAGAGGGGAAAATTGGTGTAATTTTTTTACGGACTTTGTTTGTCCCGTTATTCACATACTGGGGGGTTACAAAATGAAAGACTGGAAGAACCATCTGAAAGAAATGCCTTTTTTTGAAGGGCTGACCAATGAAGAGCTGGAGCCAGTTCTGACAATGAGCAGAATACGGCAGCTTAAAGATAAAGAAGTCCTCTTTTGGGAAGGGGAGCCGAAGACCCACATATATGTACTTGGGGAAGGGACAATCCTTATCAGTAAGCTCACGGAAACAGGGGAGGAGAGCTTAATAAATGTTCTTGGTGAGGGAGAGATATTCCCGCATTCAGGTTTTTTTGGCTCGTCAGTGTATCCTGGAACTGCCACAGCAAAGAAAAATGTGACTGTGCTGGCTATTCCAATTGACTCCTTTGAGAAATTAATTGAGAGTAATCCTGAAATAGCGATAAGAATCATCCAGGTAATGAATAAAAAAATTTTTTACCTGCAGAAAAAGCTGAACGAAATCCTGTCCTTAAATGTGGAATCCCGGCTTAAAGGAGCTATGGCGCATTTGCAGGATACCCAGGGAGACGTAATCCGTCTCACTCATCAGGAAATGGGGAACATAATAGGTTCTACAAGGGAAACTGTAAGCAGACAGCTGAAAAAATGGGAGAAGCAAGGCCTGGTGGAGGTGAAAAAAGACAGGGTTATCCTGAAGGAGGATTTTGAGAGAGTGTAAAAAGCTTATCATCCAGCTTCAGGGGAAAAAAAGGGAAGACCACCGATAACTAACCGGTGGTCATTGTTTATTTGTTTTATTCAAACTTTAAAGCGTCTCCTTCGAATGGCTCGTCAGCGACTTTAATGGAGTCTGTCGGGCATCCTTCGTGAGCATCTTCCATATCTTCGTAAAGCTCTTCCGGAACCTCAGTGTTTCCTTCGTTGTCATCAAGAATAACAAATGCGATTCCATCATCATCATAGTCATAAATATCTGGTGCTGCAGCTCCACATGCGCCACAAGCAATACATGTGTCTTTGTCTACGATTGTGTACTTTGCCATAACAAAAAACCTCCCATGAATTAGAAATATAATATAAATTAATAGTCCCTTTGTTCTCTCTGTTTATTCTAAAAGGGGAAAAGATATTCCTTCAATTGTGAAGAAAGTTCTTTCATATTTTATTGTAAAGGTTATAAACTTACATTTCAATATAAAATTAGACTGTGCAGTTTCCTTCCGATTGCAGCACAAAACCATAGTCTTCACAGAAACACGTGACTGCTTTTACAGAGAATGGTATTTGCATGACAAGTAAACGATAGATACTCAGTGGTCTCTTCACTGAAGAAGTACTTTAGTAGCTTGACCTGCAGCCAGTCACTTATAATAAAATAAATGGTTCGAAGGGGTAAAAAAATGAGCTGTTTAGAATGGATTATTTTAACATTAATAAACAGAGTGAACGGGCAGCGGACATCCGGAGGCGTATACCACTTGCTGACAGGCAAGCGCTCCGCTCAGACAATACAGGATGCCCGTTTATTCGACTGTTATAAAATAGCAGGTTCAGTTAAAACCCTCAGCAGAGAAAGATTTGAAGATTCAGTTTCCCATATGCTCAAACAAGGCGTTCTGTCTGAATCAGAAGAAAATTTCTATATACTTACAAGCAAAGGCAGAGAAGCACTTCAAACACTTGATAGGAAATATAAGCTCCCTCCTTATTTTAACGGAGGAAAATACGAATGGTCTGGCCTTGCTTCAATTTACTGGGATAGGTTTTCTTTATTTTTCCAGACCCTTGCTTCATTTACTGTAAATGAAAAACAGTTTATCCCTGTAAGTTACAGACTGGATACTCAGAGATGGGTTAAACAGAAAATCAGGGAGCTGCGTCAGCCTGCTGCCGCAGCAAGTGAACAATTATACAATGAACTGGTTGATTTCTTACAACAGCTGCCTGAGAGGGAGGCAGAGCTGTTTGTTTCCAGGCTGACTGCCCCTGGCCATACAGGCAGGACATTTGATCAGTTATCTTATATGTATGCAGGTGATGCGTTGTATACTAAACTTTTTTTCCAGTCTGTCCTTCACCTGCTGTTAAAGAGTACAGAGGAAAAACCGGGAAAGTATCCATTCCTTCAGTCCTTTGCAGAGATGGAAAAAGGAAAACAGATTTTAACTGCGTCTGCAGAAGAAACAAGCAAGCTGCTGAAAAAAGGGAAAACCCTGGAAGAAATAATGGAGGTACGAGGTCTTAAGAGGAGTACCATTGAAGACCATCTTATCGAGATTGCAATTTATGGGGACTCAAATGTTAGTAAACAATTAATAAGTGAAGAAGAGACATCAGTCATTTTGCAGGCTGCTGAAGAGACAGGTTCAAAGCGGCTTAAGCAAATAAAGGACAATCTGGGCGGGGAATATTCTTATTTTCAGATCAGACTGGCATTGGCAAGGCAGAGGGAGAGATAATATGAATCTTGAGCAAATACTGCAGAAGAAATTCGGCCATACTGAATTTCGCACTGGACAGAAGGAAATTATCCAGTCAGTACTTGAAAAAAGAAACGTACTGGCGGTGCTTCCAACCGGAGCCGGAAAAACATTATGCTATCATTTCCCTTCCAGACTGATTGACGGAATGACAATCGTTGTTTCACCGCTGTTGTCCTTAATGGAAGACCAGGTTCATCAGCTCCGGGCAAGGGGCGATAAGAACGTGCATCAGCTGAACGGAATGCTCACATTTGAAGAAAGGAAGCATGTCCTGAATGAAATCAATGCAGATACAATGCTGTTTTTATCTCCGGAAATGCTTGCCAACAGAAAGTTACTGCAAAGATTGGCCACAGTAAAAACCGGTTTGTTTGTTGTCGATGAGGCGCACTGCATTTCCCAGTGGGGACATGAATTCAGAACGGACTATCTCAGGCTGAAGGAAGTAATAGAATTTCTCGGAAACCCCTCATGCCTTGCGTTAACAGCGACAGCAACCAGAAAGGTAGAAAGAGATATTATCGGCCAGCTCGAAATGGAGGATCCAGTTATACATCGTTATTCAGTAAACAGAAAGCATATTAAGTTTTTTGTCCAAAAAGCAGAAACAAAACAGCTGAAACTGGAGTATCTTCAAAACTGTCTGGAGACGCTGGAGACGCCAGCCATCATTTATGCTCCTACGAGAAACGAGACGATCAGTCTGTCCCGGTATATTGGATCATTGAATGCCGGATTAACTGCTTATTATCATGGAGGTATGTCGAAGGAGGACAGGCTGCTGGTGCAGCATCAGTTTTTAAATAACGAGCTTGATATTATTTGTGCAACGAGTGCTTTTGGCATGGGAATCAATAAGCCGGATATTCGTACGGTTATTCATATGCATCTTCCCCCGTCTGCAGAGCAGTTTGTACAGGAGGCCGGACGGGCGGGAAGGGACGAAGCTGAAAGTGCTGCTGTAATTATTTACACAGACGAAGACAAATATATTCCATTGTCGTTTATTGATCAGGAGTTTCCCGAGGAACATGAACTGATGGTGTGGCTCAGAACACTCAAGCAGCTCGGACAAAGCAATGTATCCCTTCCTGGAGATGGAGAAATGAGTAAGATTCTGCAAGCTGAGGAAGCCCAGTGGAAAATGCTGAAGTATTATCTTGAGAAAGAAAACATACTATCCGGCCCGGTTATAAACTGGAGGGGTATAAGTGAACAGCTGTTTAATAAATTGAACAGACATTTCACTAACCGAAAGCTTGAAAAGGGAAGAAAATTTGACGACATGGAAAGCCTTGTGCAGGGAAATACATGCATTCGTTCGGGCATATTAAGATACTTTGACGAAGAAAAAGGGGCAGGGATTGAAAAATGCTGCTCTGCTTGCGGTCTGTCCATTAACGATGTTTTTTCCAACAAAAACATGCAAGGTAACAGACGGCTGCCAATTGAACAAAACGGCTGGAAAGAAGAGCTTGCCCAATTGCTGATACGGCCAAAACGGAGGACGGTTACGTGACAAAACAGTCAGAAATAATCAAACACCTCTCAGACAGGGAGCTGGTGCTGAATTTGTATATCACCCAGTTCATTATGCTTCTGGCTGCTCTTATTCTCAGCAGGTTTATCTTTGGAAGCTGGCTTTACCCGTTAACTCTGATTTCCTGGAATCTTAATCATCTGTTAATTGGCGTCGGGGCTGGTCTTCTCATAGTCGTTATAGAACTTGCAGCAGTGAGGTATCTCCCAAAAAGCTGGTTTGATGATGGAGGAATAAATGAGAGAATGTTCAAAAATCGTTCGCCGTTTCACATTGTTTTTCTCTCCTTCGTTATTGGTTTCTCTGAAGAACTGCTTTTTCGTGGTGTGCTGCAGACAAGCATAGGATTTATTCCTGCTTCATTAATCTTTGCACTTATTCATTTCCGGTACCTCGATAATTTTTTCTTGTTTTCCTTTACTGTAGGGATGAGTTTTTTTCTGGGGTATTTGTTCCTGGTGACGGGGAATCTTCTGACCGTTATTTTATGCCATATGGTTATTGATATGGTGCTTGGATGGTTTATCAGGTATGGTCTCTTAGATAAAATAAGAAAAACGGCAATGTAACTTTTGCAATTCACTTATTTTTGTCAGGGGATGTTAAACTTATGTTAAAATAAGTATATAAATCTACTTTAAGAGG
Protein-coding regions in this window:
- a CDS encoding CPBP family intramembrane glutamic endopeptidase; the encoded protein is MTKQSEIIKHLSDRELVLNLYITQFIMLLAALILSRFIFGSWLYPLTLISWNLNHLLIGVGAGLLIVVIELAAVRYLPKSWFDDGGINERMFKNRSPFHIVFLSFVIGFSEELLFRGVLQTSIGFIPASLIFALIHFRYLDNFFLFSFTVGMSFFLGYLFLVTGNLLTVILCHMVIDMVLGWFIRYGLLDKIRKTAM
- a CDS encoding helix-turn-helix domain-containing protein; this translates as MSCLEWIILTLINRVNGQRTSGGVYHLLTGKRSAQTIQDARLFDCYKIAGSVKTLSRERFEDSVSHMLKQGVLSESEENFYILTSKGREALQTLDRKYKLPPYFNGGKYEWSGLASIYWDRFSLFFQTLASFTVNEKQFIPVSYRLDTQRWVKQKIRELRQPAAAASEQLYNELVDFLQQLPEREAELFVSRLTAPGHTGRTFDQLSYMYAGDALYTKLFFQSVLHLLLKSTEEKPGKYPFLQSFAEMEKGKQILTASAEETSKLLKKGKTLEEIMEVRGLKRSTIEDHLIEIAIYGDSNVSKQLISEEETSVILQAAEETGSKRLKQIKDNLGGEYSYFQIRLALARQRER
- a CDS encoding ATP-dependent DNA helicase RecQ, which codes for MNLEQILQKKFGHTEFRTGQKEIIQSVLEKRNVLAVLPTGAGKTLCYHFPSRLIDGMTIVVSPLLSLMEDQVHQLRARGDKNVHQLNGMLTFEERKHVLNEINADTMLFLSPEMLANRKLLQRLATVKTGLFVVDEAHCISQWGHEFRTDYLRLKEVIEFLGNPSCLALTATATRKVERDIIGQLEMEDPVIHRYSVNRKHIKFFVQKAETKQLKLEYLQNCLETLETPAIIYAPTRNETISLSRYIGSLNAGLTAYYHGGMSKEDRLLVQHQFLNNELDIICATSAFGMGINKPDIRTVIHMHLPPSAEQFVQEAGRAGRDEAESAAVIIYTDEDKYIPLSFIDQEFPEEHELMVWLRTLKQLGQSNVSLPGDGEMSKILQAEEAQWKMLKYYLEKENILSGPVINWRGISEQLFNKLNRHFTNRKLEKGRKFDDMESLVQGNTCIRSGILRYFDEEKGAGIEKCCSACGLSINDVFSNKNMQGNRRLPIEQNGWKEELAQLLIRPKRRTVT